A genomic segment from Yimella sp. cx-51 encodes:
- a CDS encoding NADH-quinone oxidoreductase subunit A — MNSGLSGYLVLGGVCVGGILLFVAAMVARKLLAPHDPNPAKLTTYESGVDPVGSGWAQTKVRYLAYAFLYLVFAIDTVYLFPWALVLRDSRLGVASLAEMAIFIAVLLVGLAHAARRGVLSWVNDVD; from the coding sequence GTGAATTCCGGACTCAGTGGCTACCTCGTGCTCGGCGGGGTCTGTGTCGGCGGAATCCTGCTTTTCGTGGCAGCGATGGTGGCCCGCAAGCTGCTCGCGCCGCACGATCCAAACCCGGCGAAGCTGACCACCTACGAGTCGGGCGTCGACCCGGTTGGTTCCGGCTGGGCGCAGACGAAGGTGCGTTACCTGGCGTACGCCTTTCTTTATCTCGTCTTCGCGATCGACACCGTCTACCTGTTTCCGTGGGCGCTCGTGCTGCGCGACAGCCGGCTCGGCGTCGCGAGCCTGGCCGAGATGGCGATCTTCATCGCCGTCCTCCTGGTGGGCCTGGCGCACGCAGCACGACGCGGAGTGTTGTCGTGGGTGAATGATGTCGACTGA
- a CDS encoding NADH-quinone oxidoreductase subunit B, whose protein sequence is MSTDLPMPRVGPLQSAAPKPMRIVLNWGRRYSLWVFNFGLACCAIEFIAASMARHDFIRLGVIPFAPGPRQADLMVVSGTVTDKMAPAIRRLYDQMPEPKYVISFGACSNSGGPYWDSYCVTKGVDQLIPVDVYVPGCPPRPEALLQGILVLQEKIAAERVSTKSLRAKGARYADRRAAAAALQRPTIAPPAAASIEAPAATAAKDEAADD, encoded by the coding sequence ATGTCGACTGATCTGCCCATGCCCCGCGTCGGCCCGCTGCAATCAGCCGCGCCGAAGCCGATGCGCATCGTCCTCAACTGGGGACGCCGTTACTCCCTGTGGGTCTTCAACTTCGGATTGGCCTGCTGCGCCATCGAATTCATTGCAGCATCGATGGCCCGGCACGATTTCATCCGGCTCGGTGTCATCCCCTTCGCGCCCGGCCCGCGGCAGGCCGACCTCATGGTTGTGAGTGGCACCGTCACCGACAAGATGGCGCCCGCGATCCGGCGTCTCTACGACCAGATGCCCGAGCCGAAGTACGTCATCTCCTTCGGGGCCTGCTCCAACTCCGGAGGGCCGTACTGGGACTCCTACTGCGTCACCAAGGGTGTCGATCAGCTGATCCCGGTCGATGTCTACGTGCCCGGCTGCCCGCCACGTCCGGAGGCGTTGTTGCAGGGAATCCTCGTGCTGCAGGAGAAGATCGCCGCCGAGCGCGTGTCGACGAAGTCGTTGCGCGCCAAGGGTGCTCGGTACGCCGACCGCCGGGCCGCAGCGGCCGCGCTGCAGCGTCCGACGATCGCGCCACCCGCAGCCGCGTCAATCGAGGCGCCCGCAGCAACGGCGGCAAAGGACGAGGCAGCCGATGACTGA
- a CDS encoding D-arabinono-1,4-lactone oxidase, translating into MAEWSNWSGTTRADVEIVTVRDVEHIQQVVAEASQAGRKVKPIGASHSFTAIGQPVDVQLRMDHICGLISADPHTGRAWVRAGTRLADGVKLLHGAGLGLANQGDYDRQTLSGATSTGTHGTGIGLTGFSGMVRGVELVLADGSLMRVTDGENAELLPAVALSLGALGVVTAIEYQCEPRYLLTAAEKPAALPDVLAHIDDHVDGNDHFEFFWFPDTDRVLMKTNERHRDESRRAPMPAWKDRLENDLLSNKLYGALNKFVTRVPRATAAVNQVSARALSAKTYTDWSHIVFPTDRDVRFRESEFSVPRADVVEVLERLDAWHRANPCATAFPVEVRFTGPDDVWMSTSYERESAYIAVHQYVDRPHEEYFAAFWNILRDYEARPHWGKMHDLSADELRRVYPKFDDFVAVRDRLDPQRTFANPYLDKVLGA; encoded by the coding sequence TTGGCTGAGTGGAGCAACTGGTCGGGCACGACTCGGGCCGACGTCGAGATCGTGACCGTGCGCGATGTCGAGCACATCCAGCAGGTCGTTGCCGAAGCGTCGCAAGCCGGCCGCAAGGTCAAGCCGATCGGTGCCTCGCACTCGTTCACCGCCATCGGTCAGCCGGTCGATGTCCAGCTGCGGATGGACCACATTTGTGGGCTCATCTCGGCTGATCCGCACACCGGTCGAGCCTGGGTGCGCGCCGGCACGCGGTTGGCCGACGGCGTGAAGCTGCTGCACGGAGCCGGGCTGGGCCTTGCCAACCAGGGCGACTACGACCGGCAGACCTTGTCGGGTGCGACGTCCACCGGCACCCACGGCACCGGCATCGGCCTGACCGGCTTCTCAGGCATGGTGCGCGGCGTCGAGCTGGTGCTGGCCGACGGTTCGCTGATGCGGGTGACCGACGGCGAGAACGCCGAACTCCTACCTGCGGTGGCCTTGTCGCTCGGCGCGCTCGGTGTGGTGACCGCGATCGAGTACCAGTGCGAGCCGCGCTATTTGCTGACCGCCGCCGAGAAGCCCGCGGCCCTGCCCGACGTCCTGGCGCACATCGACGACCACGTCGACGGCAACGACCACTTCGAGTTCTTCTGGTTTCCCGACACCGATCGCGTGTTGATGAAGACGAACGAACGGCACCGCGACGAGTCGCGCCGCGCGCCCATGCCGGCCTGGAAGGACCGTCTGGAGAACGACCTGCTCTCCAACAAGCTGTACGGCGCGCTCAACAAGTTCGTCACGCGAGTGCCCCGGGCGACCGCTGCCGTCAATCAGGTGAGTGCTCGCGCGTTGTCGGCCAAGACCTACACCGACTGGTCGCACATCGTGTTTCCCACCGACCGCGACGTACGTTTCCGCGAGTCGGAGTTTTCCGTGCCACGCGCTGATGTGGTTGAGGTCTTGGAGCGGCTGGACGCCTGGCACCGCGCCAACCCGTGCGCCACCGCCTTCCCGGTGGAGGTGCGTTTCACCGGCCCGGACGACGTGTGGATGTCGACCTCCTACGAGCGTGAGTCTGCGTACATCGCGGTGCACCAGTACGTCGATCGACCGCACGAGGAGTACTTCGCGGCGTTCTGGAACATCCTGCGCGACTATGAAGCGCGTCCGCACTGGGGCAAGATGCACGACCTCTCAGCGGATGAACTGCGCCGGGTGTACCCGAAGTTCGACGACTTCGTGGCCGTGCGTGACCGCCTCGACCCGCAGCGCACCTTCGCCAACCCCTACCTCGACAAGGTGCTCGGCGCCTGA
- a CDS encoding alanine racemase: MTSAFRALVSASAPTAVVDLDLLDENAASMQRRAGGLPIRLASKSVRVRGLLERVLAMPGYHGVLGYSLSEAIWLVEQGVDDVVIAYPTVDREGIARIAADQRLAEQITFMVDLPEHVDLLASVDGPFERRVAIDVDCSFRLGPVAIGAHRSRVNDAESATALAAHITQTAAVRLVGMMFYEAHVAGVPDDRFGMRLVKKLSNDQLATRRGQVRAAVEEFGPVEFVNGGGTGSLHTTHLDPTVTELAAGSGLFAPTSFDGFDDLRVKPAAFFASPVTRKPAEDVVVTFSGGYLASGQADKSRLPEPTHPPQLKYFTLEGAGEVQSPLRGPGARSLGLGDLVWFRHAKAGEMCERFNEVQLVSNGEVVDRIPTYRGEGKNFG, translated from the coding sequence TTGACCAGCGCATTTCGCGCCCTGGTCTCCGCATCGGCGCCCACCGCCGTCGTCGATCTGGACCTGCTCGACGAGAACGCTGCTTCGATGCAGCGTCGCGCCGGCGGGCTTCCGATCCGTCTGGCGTCCAAGTCGGTGCGGGTGCGTGGCCTCCTCGAGCGGGTGCTCGCGATGCCCGGCTACCACGGCGTCCTCGGCTACTCCCTGAGCGAAGCCATCTGGCTGGTCGAGCAGGGCGTCGACGATGTCGTGATCGCTTATCCGACGGTCGACCGGGAGGGTATCGCCCGCATCGCGGCAGACCAGCGGTTGGCCGAGCAGATCACATTCATGGTCGATCTGCCCGAGCACGTCGACCTCCTCGCGTCCGTGGACGGGCCGTTCGAGCGCCGCGTGGCGATCGACGTCGACTGCTCCTTCCGCCTGGGCCCTGTGGCCATCGGCGCACACCGGTCACGGGTGAATGATGCCGAGAGTGCTACCGCTCTGGCCGCGCACATCACGCAGACTGCAGCTGTGCGCCTGGTCGGGATGATGTTCTACGAGGCGCACGTCGCGGGAGTGCCGGACGATCGGTTCGGGATGCGGCTGGTCAAGAAGCTCTCCAACGACCAGTTGGCCACTCGGCGCGGCCAGGTGCGCGCGGCGGTCGAGGAGTTCGGTCCGGTGGAGTTCGTCAACGGCGGCGGCACCGGAAGTCTGCACACCACACATCTCGATCCGACGGTCACCGAACTCGCAGCCGGCTCCGGACTCTTCGCACCCACCAGTTTCGACGGATTCGACGACCTGCGGGTCAAGCCCGCTGCGTTCTTCGCATCGCCGGTCACCCGAAAGCCGGCCGAGGACGTCGTGGTCACCTTCAGTGGGGGCTACCTCGCCTCGGGTCAAGCCGACAAGTCGCGACTCCCCGAGCCCACCCACCCGCCGCAGCTGAAGTACTTCACGCTCGAGGGCGCCGGTGAGGTGCAGAGCCCGTTGCGCGGCCCGGGCGCCCGTTCGCTCGGCCTGGGTGACCTGGTGTGGTTCCGGCATGCCAAGGCCGGCGAGATGTGCGAACGGTTCAACGAGGTGCAGTTGGTGAGCAACGGCGAGGTGGTCGATCGCATCCCCACCTATCGCGGTGAGGGGAAGAACTTTGGCTGA
- a CDS encoding 2-oxoacid:ferredoxin oxidoreductase subunit beta — protein MTIELGMPSLGTAGVPTTDAKQTKKDFTSDQEVRWCPGCGDYAILAAVQGFLPELGLKRENIVFVSGIGCSSRFPYYLDTYGMHSIHGRAPAIATGLASSRGDLSVWVVTGDGDALSIGGNHLIHALRRNVNMTILLFNNKIYGLTKGQYSPTSDVGAITKSSPAGSVDRPFNPVSLALGAEGTFVARTMDSDRKHLTETLKAAAAHRGTSLVEIYQNCPIFNDGAFELLKDRDEQAARIMHLVPGEPVRAGSGEDARVVVRDDAGACAVVLESAADADRVVRHDPTDLSQAFALSRLDDPSFAQVPMGIFRQVDVPTYDDGVREQIAQATGGQSVSDADLQQLLAGSDTWDVR, from the coding sequence GTGACGATCGAACTGGGCATGCCAAGCCTGGGCACCGCGGGTGTGCCCACCACCGACGCCAAGCAGACCAAGAAAGACTTCACCTCCGACCAGGAAGTGCGCTGGTGCCCCGGCTGCGGCGACTACGCGATCCTGGCCGCCGTGCAGGGCTTCCTGCCCGAACTCGGCCTCAAGCGCGAGAACATCGTCTTTGTCTCCGGCATCGGCTGCTCCAGCCGATTCCCCTACTACCTCGACACCTACGGCATGCACTCCATCCACGGACGTGCGCCGGCCATCGCGACCGGCCTTGCGTCGTCCCGTGGTGACCTGTCGGTGTGGGTCGTCACCGGTGACGGCGACGCGCTCTCGATCGGTGGCAACCACCTGATCCACGCGCTGCGCCGCAACGTCAACATGACGATCTTGCTGTTCAACAACAAGATCTACGGCCTCACCAAGGGTCAGTACTCCCCCACGTCCGACGTCGGCGCGATCACCAAGTCGAGCCCGGCAGGTTCGGTCGACCGCCCGTTCAACCCGGTCTCGCTCGCCCTCGGCGCCGAAGGCACCTTCGTCGCGCGGACGATGGACTCCGACCGCAAACACCTCACCGAAACCCTGAAAGCCGCTGCAGCACATCGGGGTACGTCGCTGGTCGAGATCTACCAGAACTGCCCGATCTTCAACGACGGCGCCTTCGAACTGCTGAAGGACCGCGACGAGCAGGCCGCACGCATCATGCACCTCGTGCCCGGCGAGCCGGTGCGAGCCGGCTCCGGCGAGGACGCCCGCGTGGTAGTACGCGATGACGCGGGTGCATGTGCGGTCGTGCTGGAATCAGCCGCGGACGCCGACCGCGTCGTGCGCCACGACCCGACCGACCTGTCGCAGGCGTTCGCGCTCTCCCGGCTCGACGACCCGTCCTTCGCGCAGGTGCCGATGGGCATCTTCCGCCAGGTGGACGTGCCGACCTATGACGACGGCGTGCGCGAGCAGATCGCCCAGGCCACCGGCGGTCAGAGCGTCAGCGACGCCGACCTGCAGCAGCTGCTCGCAGGCTCCGACACCTGGGACGTCCGCTAA
- the rarD gene encoding EamA family transporter RarD, translating into MRKERDEVSKGTIYGFAAYLLWGAFPLYFHQLLPAGAWEILVHRILWTLVVCVVGVVALRRTAFIRKLIRDKRRFALVAIASLLIATNWLVYVFAVNTGRTSQASLGYFLNPLVTIALGVIVLRERLRPLQWIAVGIGAIACVYLTIEGGTFPWISMVLAGSFASYGLAKKRLGGSLTAFESLASETAILAPIALVALFILAGRGDTTFGSEGVGHSLWLASSGIATAIPLLLFAAAAARVPLVTIGLLQFITPVLQLLCAVLFLDEHLPAARWVGFGIVWVALIVLSIDSIASGSRSRRLARAATASTGG; encoded by the coding sequence GTGAGGAAGGAACGCGACGAGGTCAGCAAGGGCACGATCTACGGGTTCGCCGCCTATCTGCTCTGGGGTGCCTTCCCGCTCTACTTCCACCAGCTGCTGCCGGCAGGCGCCTGGGAGATTCTCGTCCACCGCATCCTGTGGACGCTCGTCGTCTGCGTGGTCGGCGTTGTCGCGTTGCGCCGAACAGCGTTCATCCGCAAGCTGATTCGCGACAAGCGACGGTTTGCTCTGGTCGCCATCGCCAGCCTGCTCATCGCGACGAACTGGCTGGTCTACGTGTTCGCCGTCAACACCGGACGCACCAGTCAGGCCTCGCTGGGCTACTTCCTCAACCCGCTGGTCACCATCGCCCTCGGCGTCATCGTGCTGCGCGAGAGGCTACGTCCGTTGCAATGGATCGCCGTGGGCATCGGCGCGATCGCGTGTGTCTATCTCACGATCGAGGGCGGCACCTTCCCGTGGATCTCGATGGTGCTTGCGGGCAGCTTCGCCTCCTACGGCCTGGCCAAGAAGCGCCTTGGCGGTTCGCTCACCGCGTTCGAGAGCCTCGCCTCGGAGACCGCGATCCTGGCGCCGATCGCACTGGTTGCGCTCTTCATCCTGGCCGGACGCGGTGACACCACCTTCGGCTCCGAAGGCGTCGGCCACTCCCTGTGGCTGGCTTCGTCCGGCATCGCGACCGCCATCCCGTTGCTGCTCTTCGCCGCCGCTGCGGCACGAGTGCCCTTGGTGACGATCGGGCTGCTGCAGTTCATCACCCCGGTGCTGCAGTTGCTGTGTGCCGTTCTCTTCTTGGATGAGCATCTACCGGCCGCGCGGTGGGTCGGCTTCGGCATCGTTTGGGTGGCACTGATCGTGCTCAGCATCGACTCGATCGCGAGCGGCTCACGGTCGCGCAGGTTGGCCCGCGCAGCGACCGCTTCGACAGGCGGCTGA
- a CDS encoding 2-oxoacid:acceptor oxidoreductase subunit alpha produces the protein MDSVSSKQSQVLDRVVIRFAGDSGDGMQLTGDRFTAETAALGNDLSTLPNFPAEIRAPQGTLPGVSSFQLHFADHDVLTPGDAPDVLVAMNPAALKANLGDLPRGATLIVNTDEFTKRNLAKVGYATNPLEDDTLASWQVHAVPLTSITVEALSEFEALTRKDKERAKNMFSLGLLSWMYSRPLEGTEKFLSAKFGNKPEILAANLKALHAGHAYGETTEAFGVRYEIAPAPMPQGTYRNITGNAALAYGLVAAAHRSGLPLTLGSYPITPASDLLHTLSGLKRFGVMTLQAEDEIAAIGAALGAAFGGSLGVTTTSGPGLALKSETIGLAVSLELPLVIIDVQRGGPSTGLPTKTEQSDLLQAMFGRNGESPVAVIAPSTPIDCFDAALDAVRMATAYRTPVIVLSDGYLANGSEPWQVPSVDELPDLTVEFTTKPNDVDADGKPVFHGYKRDPETLARPWAVPGTAGLEHRVGGIEKADITGNISYDPANHDHMVRTRQAKIDGITVPDLEVNNPSGKAKVLVLGWGSTYGPIQAAARLVRAGGAEVATAHIRHVNPFPANLEAVLKAYDRVVVPEMNLGQLAMLLRAKYLVDIKSHTAVRGLPFQASELATVIIEHLEEVSA, from the coding sequence ATGGATTCTGTGAGCAGCAAGCAATCGCAAGTTCTCGACCGCGTGGTCATTCGTTTCGCCGGCGACTCCGGCGACGGCATGCAGTTGACCGGTGACCGGTTCACCGCCGAGACCGCGGCACTTGGCAACGACCTCTCGACCCTGCCCAACTTCCCGGCCGAGATCCGGGCCCCCCAGGGCACGCTGCCCGGCGTCTCCAGCTTCCAGTTGCACTTCGCCGACCATGACGTGCTCACGCCCGGTGACGCACCCGACGTCCTGGTCGCGATGAACCCCGCCGCATTGAAGGCCAACCTGGGCGACCTGCCGCGCGGCGCGACCCTCATCGTGAACACCGATGAGTTCACCAAGCGCAACCTGGCCAAGGTCGGCTATGCCACCAACCCACTGGAGGACGACACCCTCGCCTCGTGGCAGGTGCACGCCGTGCCGCTGACGTCGATCACCGTCGAGGCGCTGAGCGAATTCGAGGCGCTCACCCGTAAAGACAAGGAGCGGGCGAAGAACATGTTCTCGCTCGGGCTGCTGTCGTGGATGTACTCACGTCCGCTGGAGGGCACCGAGAAGTTCCTGTCGGCGAAGTTCGGCAACAAGCCGGAGATCCTGGCGGCCAACCTCAAGGCGCTGCACGCCGGCCACGCCTACGGCGAAACGACTGAGGCCTTCGGGGTGCGCTACGAGATCGCTCCCGCACCGATGCCGCAGGGCACCTACCGCAACATCACCGGAAATGCAGCCCTCGCCTACGGATTGGTCGCGGCCGCACATCGCAGCGGGCTGCCCCTGACGCTCGGCAGCTACCCGATCACCCCTGCCTCCGATCTGCTGCACACCCTGTCGGGCCTCAAGCGTTTCGGCGTCATGACCTTGCAGGCCGAGGACGAGATCGCTGCCATCGGCGCCGCGCTCGGTGCCGCCTTCGGTGGCTCGCTCGGCGTCACCACCACCAGCGGCCCCGGCCTGGCACTGAAGTCGGAGACGATCGGCTTGGCCGTCTCGCTGGAGCTTCCGCTGGTGATCATCGACGTCCAGCGCGGCGGACCCTCCACGGGCCTGCCGACCAAGACCGAGCAGTCCGACCTCCTGCAGGCGATGTTCGGTCGCAACGGCGAATCGCCGGTCGCCGTGATCGCGCCGTCCACACCCATCGACTGCTTCGACGCAGCCTTGGACGCCGTGCGCATGGCCACCGCCTATCGCACCCCGGTGATCGTGCTCTCCGACGGCTACCTGGCCAATGGCTCGGAGCCGTGGCAGGTGCCTTCGGTCGATGAACTGCCTGACCTGACAGTCGAATTCACCACGAAGCCCAATGATGTGGACGCCGACGGCAAGCCGGTCTTCCACGGCTACAAGCGCGACCCCGAGACCCTCGCCCGGCCGTGGGCTGTGCCTGGCACTGCCGGCTTGGAGCACCGCGTCGGCGGTATCGAGAAGGCCGACATCACCGGCAACATCAGCTATGACCCGGCCAACCACGACCACATGGTGCGCACCCGCCAGGCCAAGATCGACGGCATCACGGTGCCCGATCTGGAGGTCAACAACCCATCGGGCAAGGCGAAGGTGTTGGTGCTCGGGTGGGGTTCGACCTATGGCCCCATCCAGGCCGCGGCACGCCTGGTGCGTGCGGGCGGCGCCGAGGTCGCCACCGCACACATCCGTCACGTCAACCCGTTCCCCGCCAACCTGGAAGCGGTGCTCAAGGCGTACGACCGGGTCGTGGTGCCGGAGATGAACCTCGGCCAGCTCGCGATGCTGCTGCGCGCGAAGTATCTCGTCGACATCAAGTCGCACACCGCTGTTCGTGGATTGCCCTTCCAGGCAAGCGAATTGGCCACCGTCATCATCGAGCACCTTGAGGAGGTTTCGGCGTGA
- a CDS encoding alpha/beta-hydrolase family protein translates to MRTVARASGAMIAGRSVTGGLLALGAFLISFSPSLLPRPWALQAVAAAVSALLGYAMGALLGSLTSDVAGWLGVRVTIDPPRRRRFAIVAVVVLTTLSLWAWVAGHQGRQQTARLVDLPPPTWWDDTRALLGGLALTLLLLMPIWLIRMAFRASRQVMSRTFPRPVASLLAAGLVIAMTTWLTQSYVVSRVLESVSSSALSTDQGTSPGAVQPTTELVSGGPGSTQTWEELGRQGRNFTGRTPTPAQISAATGRPAVQPIRVYASPPDGAAEPEELAAIAVKELRRTGGFDRPAIALFGTTGSGWVNHYSVQSAEYLLDGNCASVAVQYSFLPSPVQFLTNKSLPQQTGRALVKAVQAELAKMPVDQRPKLYVSGESLGSFGMQAAFDSEQDMLQSVDGAVWIGTPNDTPLWRSITASRTRGSPEITPVIDNGKHVRFASTREELSADRYGRPLGDWQSPRVVYLQHASDPIVWWTPSLAWREPPWIGEKAGRDVDPYLRWWPLVTMWMVGVDFAIGNSPPQGHGHIYRDEILDAWAGVLDKAPSPAERTKILTAIHRSQ, encoded by the coding sequence ATGAGGACGGTGGCCCGTGCGTCGGGGGCGATGATCGCCGGACGTTCAGTCACGGGTGGCCTGCTCGCGCTCGGCGCCTTCCTGATCAGCTTCTCCCCCAGCCTGCTGCCGCGACCTTGGGCACTCCAGGCGGTCGCGGCGGCAGTTTCAGCACTTCTCGGTTACGCCATGGGCGCATTGTTGGGTTCGTTGACCTCCGACGTCGCAGGTTGGCTCGGGGTGCGAGTCACGATCGACCCACCGCGCCGGCGCCGGTTCGCCATCGTGGCGGTGGTGGTGTTGACCACCTTGTCGTTGTGGGCATGGGTGGCCGGACACCAGGGCCGCCAGCAGACCGCGCGATTGGTCGACCTGCCGCCGCCGACGTGGTGGGACGACACCCGCGCGCTCCTCGGCGGACTGGCGTTGACCCTTCTGCTGCTGATGCCGATCTGGTTGATACGCATGGCTTTCCGCGCATCCCGACAGGTCATGAGTCGCACCTTTCCGCGTCCGGTGGCGAGCCTGCTGGCTGCCGGGCTGGTGATCGCCATGACCACCTGGTTGACCCAGAGCTATGTCGTCAGCAGGGTGCTGGAGTCGGTGTCGTCCTCAGCCCTCTCGACTGATCAGGGCACCTCGCCAGGCGCCGTGCAGCCGACGACCGAGCTTGTCTCGGGGGGTCCGGGCTCCACCCAGACGTGGGAGGAACTTGGCCGCCAAGGACGGAACTTCACCGGCCGCACGCCCACCCCCGCCCAGATCTCAGCAGCCACCGGACGTCCGGCGGTGCAACCGATCCGGGTGTACGCCTCACCTCCGGACGGCGCCGCCGAACCCGAAGAGCTCGCCGCGATCGCGGTCAAGGAGTTACGGCGAACGGGCGGATTCGACCGCCCGGCGATCGCGCTGTTCGGCACGACCGGCAGCGGTTGGGTGAACCACTACTCGGTGCAGTCGGCGGAGTATCTGCTTGACGGCAACTGCGCTTCAGTTGCCGTGCAGTACTCCTTCCTGCCCAGCCCCGTCCAGTTCTTGACGAACAAGTCCCTGCCGCAACAGACCGGCCGAGCCCTGGTGAAGGCCGTGCAGGCCGAACTGGCGAAGATGCCGGTCGACCAGCGACCCAAGCTGTACGTCTCCGGCGAGTCACTGGGCAGCTTCGGCATGCAAGCTGCCTTCGATTCAGAGCAGGACATGCTGCAGTCGGTGGACGGCGCGGTCTGGATCGGCACCCCGAACGACACTCCGCTCTGGCGCTCGATCACTGCATCGCGCACGCGCGGCAGCCCCGAGATCACGCCGGTGATCGACAACGGCAAGCACGTTCGCTTCGCGAGCACCCGTGAAGAGTTGTCGGCTGATCGTTATGGCCGTCCGCTGGGTGATTGGCAGTCGCCGCGCGTGGTCTACCTGCAACACGCGTCCGACCCGATCGTGTGGTGGACGCCGTCGCTCGCCTGGCGCGAACCGCCGTGGATCGGCGAGAAGGCCGGCCGGGACGTCGACCCTTACCTACGCTGGTGGCCCCTGGTGACCATGTGGATGGTCGGTGTCGACTTCGCGATCGGGAACAGTCCGCCGCAGGGTCACGGACACATCTATCGCGACGAGATCCTGGACGCGTGGGCCGGTGTGCTCGACAAGGCGCCCAGTCCAGCAGAGCGGACCAAGATCCTCACGGCGATCCACCGCAGCCAGTGA
- a CDS encoding TetR/AcrR family transcriptional regulator: MPRTPAAVRRAELVEAAIRVSLDEGLEAATVRRIAAEAGVSLGTVHYCFGSKRALLEAVVESVSQPQLNVDLTGVEPDDLYGTIRAAFRAYWTEAGGNRDRQRLIYELVNHLVRQDDPGPDLARMMFRRSFATVEHFIEEHLQGQASVLPLPTETIARMIVSVTDGVALAWIADGDDEKALEVLDGYALAFAAAISVMSPAQS; this comes from the coding sequence ATGCCACGAACTCCAGCGGCTGTACGCCGCGCTGAGCTGGTCGAGGCGGCGATTCGCGTCTCCCTCGATGAAGGATTGGAAGCCGCGACGGTCCGCCGCATTGCGGCAGAAGCCGGTGTTTCACTCGGCACGGTTCACTACTGCTTCGGCTCCAAGCGAGCGTTGCTCGAGGCAGTGGTCGAATCGGTGTCGCAGCCGCAGTTGAATGTCGACCTCACCGGAGTCGAACCGGACGACCTCTACGGAACGATCCGCGCCGCCTTCCGCGCGTACTGGACCGAGGCCGGCGGCAACCGTGACCGCCAGCGACTGATCTACGAGCTGGTCAACCACTTGGTGCGCCAGGACGACCCGGGCCCGGATCTGGCTCGCATGATGTTCCGTCGTTCGTTCGCCACGGTCGAACACTTCATCGAGGAGCACCTGCAGGGACAAGCCAGCGTCCTGCCGCTGCCGACGGAGACGATCGCCCGCATGATCGTTTCGGTGACCGACGGCGTGGCGCTGGCGTGGATTGCTGATGGTGACGACGAGAAGGCGCTCGAGGTGCTCGACGGCTACGCACTTGCTTTTGCCGCTGCGATCTCGGTGATGAGCCCGGCGCAGTCTTGA
- a CDS encoding enoyl-CoA hydratase/isomerase family protein, translated as MAELTLTVQDHVALIEWSRPPANHFDRDLLVSIADAGEAAASDGARVIVLASQGRHFCAGADFSAGQIQADPAGAIGALYEAGKRIFALPVPVIAAVQGAAVGGGLGLACAADFRVATPRARFQANFARLGIHQGFATSLTLPRIVGQQHAASMLYGGHSVRGEEALRIGLVDRLAAEGAERDEALALAGEIAASAPLAVRSIRSTLRADLLAGLDDALAREVAEQARLMTTADAAAGIEASLAREVPTFTGR; from the coding sequence ATGGCCGAACTCACCCTCACCGTGCAAGATCATGTCGCGCTGATCGAGTGGAGCCGGCCGCCGGCCAACCACTTCGATCGCGACCTGTTGGTGTCGATCGCGGACGCCGGTGAGGCCGCCGCGAGCGACGGCGCCCGGGTGATTGTCCTTGCGTCCCAGGGGCGTCACTTCTGCGCCGGAGCCGACTTCTCGGCCGGGCAGATCCAGGCTGATCCGGCCGGAGCGATCGGCGCGCTGTACGAAGCGGGTAAGCGCATCTTCGCGCTGCCGGTGCCGGTCATCGCGGCGGTGCAGGGAGCCGCGGTCGGCGGCGGACTCGGTCTGGCGTGCGCTGCCGACTTCCGGGTGGCCACCCCGCGGGCGCGCTTCCAGGCCAACTTCGCCCGGCTCGGCATTCACCAGGGCTTCGCCACCTCGCTGACGCTGCCGCGCATCGTGGGTCAGCAGCATGCTGCCTCCATGCTCTACGGCGGCCACTCCGTGCGCGGCGAAGAAGCGCTGCGTATCGGACTGGTCGACCGGCTGGCGGCGGAAGGGGCGGAGCGGGACGAAGCACTGGCACTGGCGGGGGAGATTGCGGCGTCCGCGCCGTTGGCCGTCCGTTCGATCCGATCGACGTTGCGGGCTGATCTGCTCGCCGGACTGGACGATGCGTTGGCCCGCGAGGTGGCCGAGCAGGCCCGCCTGATGACGACCGCCGACGCTGCGGCAGGCATCGAGGCGTCCTTGGCGCGCGAGGTGCCCACGTTCACCGGTCGGTGA